A single window of Alosa alosa isolate M-15738 ecotype Scorff River chromosome 11, AALO_Geno_1.1, whole genome shotgun sequence DNA harbors:
- the mpi gene encoding mannose-6-phosphate isomerase: MDAAKLEELFQMGKNRQLLVRTLNCITKLFKARRHVYTAEMEDIRVFPLACVVQNYAWGKVGLDSEVAKLVVGDDPQAFIKHDQPYAELWMGAHSKGDACIKDNRIPQRTLGQWIAENPACLGSRVKKTFHGQLPFLFKVLSVKTALSIQAHPNRELAVQLHAKFPEHYPDNNHKPEMAIALTQFEGLCGFRPLEEISTFLKTVPEFHTLIGDEASEELQNSAEDPHRAAKALKMCFTRMMNCEKKVFVDQLNMLVKRITDDEETGKDTSGSHGKLLLRLNAQYPGDIGCFSIYFLNHIILEPGQAMFLGASEPHAYLSGDCIECMACSDNTVRAGLTPKYIDVNTLCEMLNYTPGPADSKIFPCTQYCSDPFVHLYDPAVPDFSVMRIEIPTAVKEYTINPVDSAGILLVVSGEATAAAPSSFSDLILRKGSVIFISANEGVSLRVTSTCGMTMYRACCLL, translated from the exons atggatgcagcaaagctagaggagttattccagatgggcaagaacaggCAATTGCTTGTCAGAACCTTAAACTGCATTACaaagctgtttaaagccagacgtcacg TTTATACAGCAGAGATGGAGGACATAAGAG TATTTCCTTTGGCATGTGTGGTACAAAACTACGCCTGGGGAAAGGTTGGACTGGACAGTGAAGTGGCCAAACTGGTTGTTGGAGATGATCCTCAGGCTTTTATTAAACACGATCAACCATATGCTGAG CTCTGGATGGGTGCGCACTCTAAAGGGGATGCCTGCATCAAAGACAACAGGATACCACAGAGGACGCTTGGTCAGTGGATAGCAGAAAATCCAGCATGCTTAGGGTCAAGGGTCAAAAAGACCTTTCATGGTCAGCTGCCATTTCTTTTTAAAGTCCTGTCTGTGAAAACGGCATTATCAATTCAGGCCCACCCTAACAGG GAGTTGGCTGTTCAGCTACATGCCAAGTTTCCCGAGCACTATCCTGACAACAACCATAAGCCTGAGATGGCGATAGCACTAACACAGTTTGAGGGTCTATGTGGCTTTAGGCCACTGGAGGAAATCTCAACTTTTCTGAAAA CTGTTCCAGAGTTTCATACTCTAATAGGAGATGAAGCCTCAGAGGAATTACAGAACAGTGCTGAGGACCCACACCGCGCTGCAAAGGctttgaagatgtgcttcaccAGAATGATGAATTGTGAGAAGAAAGTTTTTGTTGATCAGCTCAACATGCTGGTAAAAAGAATCACAGATGATG AAGAAACAGGTAAAGATACATCAGGAAGTCATGGGAAGCTTTTGCTGCGACTAAATGCTCAGTACCCAGGAGATATAGGATGCTTCTCCATCTACTTTCTCAACCATATCATTCTGGAGCCGGGTCAAGCCATGTTCCTGGGGGCCAGTGAGCCACATGCTTACTTAAGTGGAG ACTGCATTGAGTGCATGGCCTGTTCGGATAATACAGTGCGTGCTGGATTAACCCCTAAATACATTGATGTCAACACACTGTGTGAGATGCTCAACTACACCCCTGGTCCAGCCGACTCTAAAATTTTCCCCTGTACGCAATACTGCTCCGATCCCTTTGTCCACCTCTATGATCCGGCTGTTCCTGACTTCTCCGTTATGAGGATTGAG ATCCCAACTGCTGTAAAGGAATACACAATTAACCCAGTGGACAGTGCTGGCATCCTGCTTGTGGTCAGTGGTGAGGCAACTGCTGCTGCTCCCTCTTCCTTTTCTGATTTGATCTTGAGAAAAGGCTCTGTCATTTTCATCTCGGCCAATGAGGGTGTCTCTCTGCGTGTGACTTCGACATGTGGGATGACAATGTACCGTGCATGCTGCCTATTATAG